A single Harpia harpyja isolate bHarHar1 chromosome 6, bHarHar1 primary haplotype, whole genome shotgun sequence DNA region contains:
- the LOC128143428 gene encoding rheacalcin-2-like, whose protein sequence is MGPTRTLRLGLLGCLLLVPWLHGQEPAACAWGWVPFEDGCYGFFPRELSWRRAEAFCQRFGTGTHLASVHSVEEHRAIIALLSSSHSSEDSEEEDDWDDGIWIGLHRPLGSRHWQWSDSSEVNYGSWHRQPGPRRRACAALQDAADFMMWYSDTCADRKPFICKSSA, encoded by the exons ATGGGACCGACAAGGACACTGAGGCTTGGCctgctgggctgcctgctgcTTGTCCCCTGGCTGCACG GGCAGGAGCCGGCTGCCTGCGCCTGGGGCTGGGTGCCCTTCGAGGATGGGTGCTACGGCTTCTTCCCCCGGGAGCTGAGCTGGAGAAGGGCAGAG GCCTTTTGCCAGCGCTTTGGCACGGGCACCCACCTGGCCTCGGTGCACAGCGTGGAGGAGCACCGCGCCATCATcgccctgctctcctcctcccactccagtgaggacagcgaggaggaggacGACTGGGACGACGGCATCTGGATCGGCCTCCACCGTCCCCTGGGG AGCCGCCACTGGCAGTGGTCGGACAGCTCGGAGGTGAACTATGGGTCCTGGCACCGGCAGCCCGGCCCCAGGAGGAGAGCCTGTGCCGCGTTGCAGGATGCCGCCG ATTTCATGATGTGGTACAGCGACACCTGCGCCGACAGAAAACCCTTCATCTGCAAGTCCAGCGCCTAG